A single genomic interval of Microbacterium oleivorans harbors:
- a CDS encoding carbohydrate ABC transporter permease, with translation MTDIAPTPRTATAPPSPRRPKAAPPAAAARRWTDRVADPAFNVVAVGMLLVAIVAILYPLYFILIASVSEPSEILNGNVWLWPRGFTLEGYARIFSDATIVRAFGNSILYTVVGTAISVVAILCAAYALSRKDLFGRTFFMLLFIITMFIDGGLIARYLVVRDLGMLDTIWAVVLPGAIGVWNLIIARAFFENNVPAELREAAQLDGANDFRFFLQIVLPLSKPLIFLMIMIHLVANWNAFFDALIFLNDESKYPLQLVLRNVLIQSEVSAAGGTGALDSYAAAQRLGELIKYGMIVVSTVPLLIVLPFMQKHFTKGALLGAVKS, from the coding sequence ATGACCGACATCGCCCCGACGCCGCGCACCGCGACGGCTCCTCCCTCCCCGCGCCGGCCGAAAGCCGCGCCGCCCGCCGCGGCCGCGCGCCGCTGGACCGATCGCGTCGCCGACCCCGCCTTCAACGTCGTCGCCGTCGGAATGCTCCTCGTCGCGATCGTCGCGATCCTCTACCCGCTGTACTTCATCCTGATCGCCTCGGTCAGCGAGCCCTCCGAGATCCTGAACGGGAACGTGTGGCTGTGGCCCCGCGGCTTCACGCTGGAGGGGTATGCCCGCATCTTCTCGGACGCCACCATCGTCCGGGCTTTCGGCAACTCGATCCTCTACACCGTCGTGGGCACGGCGATCAGCGTCGTGGCGATCCTGTGCGCGGCGTACGCGCTCTCGCGCAAGGACCTCTTCGGCCGGACGTTCTTCATGCTGTTGTTCATCATCACGATGTTCATCGACGGCGGCCTGATCGCCCGGTACCTCGTGGTGCGCGACCTGGGGATGCTCGACACCATCTGGGCGGTGGTCCTCCCCGGCGCCATCGGCGTGTGGAACCTGATCATCGCGCGCGCCTTCTTCGAGAACAACGTGCCTGCGGAGTTGAGGGAGGCGGCACAGCTGGACGGCGCCAACGACTTCCGGTTCTTCCTGCAGATCGTGCTCCCGCTGTCGAAGCCGCTGATCTTCCTGATGATCATGATCCACCTCGTCGCCAACTGGAACGCCTTCTTCGACGCGCTCATCTTCCTCAACGACGAGAGCAAGTACCCGCTGCAGCTGGTCCTGCGCAATGTCCTCATCCAGTCGGAGGTGTCCGCCGCCGGGGGCACGGGGGCGCTCGATTCCTACGCGGCCGCGCAGCGTCTGGGCGAGCTGATCAAGTACGGAATGATCGTCGTCTCCACGGTCCCCCTCCTCATCGTGCTGCCGTTCATGCAGAAGCACTTCACCAAGGGCGCGCTCCTCGGCGCGGTGAAGAGCTGA
- a CDS encoding glycoside hydrolase family 32 protein, whose product MHTLPTAASAVDLRPVAHFTANDSWLNDPNGLLYHEGTYHLFFQTNPCGSTWGNISWGHATSTDLVTWHERDVAIRFTPTEMAFSGSAVVDERNTAGFARAGETALVAIYTSAGAAEEGVASHQSQALAYSVDAGETWTRYNGNPVLDIGSTDFRDPKVFWYGGEDGHWVMVVVEAVARKVAFYSSPDLITWTRRSSFGPAHAVGGVWECPDLFPLVVEGTTESRWVLVVSMNPGGIAGGSGTQYFVGDFDGSTFTPDRLSDDDDPTDFDWLDYGRDYYAAVSFNNVPDGRRLMIGWASNWDYANQTPTHPWRSAMSLVREISLIRGADGRLRVRQLPVLPEDESGLAVFRTRVPAGEGEQTRMVLSNAAGDRLLITVDGTERTISCDRTASGETAFHDAFPSVDRAPFPVTDHGELEILVIADGTVVEVFVGDGSVTITQQVFPSAALDRLHIDEGR is encoded by the coding sequence TTGCATACCCTCCCGACCGCAGCATCCGCCGTCGACCTCCGCCCGGTCGCGCACTTCACCGCGAACGACTCCTGGCTCAACGACCCGAACGGACTGCTCTACCACGAGGGGACGTATCACCTCTTCTTCCAGACCAACCCGTGCGGAAGCACGTGGGGCAACATCTCGTGGGGGCACGCGACCTCGACGGATCTGGTGACCTGGCACGAGCGTGACGTGGCGATCCGGTTCACGCCCACCGAGATGGCCTTCTCGGGCAGCGCGGTGGTGGACGAGCGGAACACCGCCGGATTCGCGCGGGCGGGTGAAACCGCGCTGGTCGCGATCTACACGAGTGCGGGTGCCGCCGAGGAAGGCGTCGCGTCACACCAATCGCAGGCGCTGGCGTACAGCGTCGATGCGGGCGAGACATGGACGCGGTACAACGGGAACCCGGTGCTCGACATCGGTTCGACCGACTTCCGAGACCCGAAGGTGTTCTGGTACGGAGGCGAGGACGGGCATTGGGTGATGGTCGTGGTGGAGGCCGTGGCGCGGAAGGTGGCCTTCTACAGCTCGCCCGACCTGATCACGTGGACACGCCGCTCGTCGTTCGGGCCCGCCCATGCCGTCGGCGGTGTGTGGGAGTGCCCGGACCTGTTTCCGCTCGTCGTCGAAGGGACGACGGAGAGCCGCTGGGTGCTCGTCGTGAGCATGAACCCGGGCGGTATCGCCGGCGGATCCGGAACGCAGTACTTCGTGGGCGATTTCGACGGGTCCACGTTCACCCCCGACCGGCTGAGCGACGACGATGACCCGACCGACTTCGACTGGCTCGACTACGGTCGCGACTACTACGCCGCGGTCTCGTTCAACAACGTCCCCGACGGCCGGCGGCTCATGATCGGCTGGGCGAGCAACTGGGACTACGCGAATCAGACGCCCACCCACCCGTGGCGGTCGGCGATGTCGCTGGTGCGCGAGATCTCGCTCATCCGCGGCGCCGACGGGCGGCTCCGCGTCCGCCAGCTCCCCGTTCTCCCCGAGGATGAGTCGGGGCTCGCGGTGTTCCGGACCAGGGTTCCGGCGGGCGAGGGCGAACAGACGCGGATGGTGCTTTCGAACGCGGCGGGCGACCGGCTGCTGATCACCGTCGACGGTACCGAGAGAACCATCTCCTGTGATCGCACCGCGAGCGGTGAGACGGCCTTCCACGACGCCTTCCCATCGGTGGACCGGGCGCCGTTCCCCGTGACGGATCACGGCGAGCTCGAGATCCTCGTCATCGCGGACGGCACCGTCGTCGAGGTGTTCGTCGGCGATGGATCGGTCACGATCACCCAGCAGGTGTTCCCGTCGGCGGCCCTCGACCGGTTGCACATCGACGAGGGTCGCTGA
- a CDS encoding ABC transporter permease: protein MTTQTSDRTSAAAARPRDKRPKAVFRRAVRSWQLYVLLTPALIYVVVFKYWPMYGAQIAFRDYNPASGFAGSPWVGLEHFARFVGSFQFERLIANTLTVNSLGLLIAFPVPIILALIVNQLQSERFKKFTQTVLYSPSFISVVVVVGMIFLLFSPRAGIINNAIVAFGGDPVFFMGSPEWFRPLYIGSDIWQTAGFSMIVYLAALTAIDPALHEAARVDGANKWQRIRHIDIPGIMPVITILFILAIGNLFNLGFEKVLLMQTDLNLSTSEVIQTYVYKIGLQQAQFSYSAAIGLFNSLINFILLMTFNWVAKRAGQSTLW from the coding sequence GACAAGAGGCCGAAGGCTGTGTTCCGTCGCGCCGTGCGGTCCTGGCAGTTATACGTATTACTGACGCCCGCCCTGATCTACGTCGTCGTCTTCAAGTACTGGCCGATGTACGGCGCCCAGATCGCCTTCCGCGACTACAACCCGGCGTCGGGATTCGCGGGGAGCCCCTGGGTCGGTCTCGAGCACTTCGCGCGGTTCGTCGGCTCCTTCCAGTTCGAACGACTCATCGCCAACACGCTCACGGTCAACTCGCTCGGCCTGCTCATCGCCTTCCCGGTGCCGATCATCCTCGCGCTCATCGTCAACCAGCTGCAGAGCGAGCGGTTCAAGAAGTTCACGCAGACCGTCCTCTACTCGCCGTCCTTCATCTCGGTCGTGGTCGTCGTCGGGATGATCTTCCTGCTGTTCTCGCCGCGCGCGGGGATCATCAACAACGCCATCGTCGCGTTCGGAGGCGACCCGGTCTTCTTCATGGGATCGCCCGAATGGTTCCGTCCGCTGTACATCGGCTCGGACATCTGGCAGACCGCCGGGTTCTCGATGATCGTCTACCTCGCGGCACTGACGGCCATCGATCCGGCGCTGCATGAGGCCGCGCGCGTGGACGGCGCCAACAAGTGGCAGCGGATCCGGCACATCGACATCCCCGGGATCATGCCCGTGATCACGATCCTGTTCATCCTTGCCATCGGAAACCTCTTCAACCTCGGTTTCGAGAAGGTCCTGCTCATGCAGACCGACCTGAACCTCTCCACATCCGAGGTCATCCAGACCTACGTGTACAAGATCGGCCTGCAGCAGGCGCAGTTCAGCTACTCGGCGGCGATCGGTCTGTTCAACTCCCTGATCAACTTCATCCTGCTGATGACCTTCAACTGGGTCGCGAAGCGGGCCGGACAATCGACTCTCTGGTGA
- a CDS encoding ABC transporter substrate-binding protein yields the protein MKHSRFLTASAVAVTSAVLLAGCTGGAGDTELTDKSADFGFNAEGLPIVDDKLTLTFGGVKAPLAPDYSTMELVQQWEADTNIAITWENLPDQVYAEKKNLMLASGDLPDVLFNTGLTDAEIIENGENGTLLPLEDLIEEHAPTLSAILEQRPDIRAALTASDGHIYTLPSVEELGIVTYPNFLYINTSWLDAVGLPIPTTVEEYHAALQAFKTEDPNGNGVADEIPLSFRTDSFCANPHDLIAALGGQPENNDHRIVRDGEVEFTADTEEYKAGVAALGEWYADGLIDPESFSQDDVAYLSKGKSETPILGSFFWWELKEMVGADRVDDYALVGILEGSDGEKRASASNYPDVSRGAMAITRANEYPAATMRWADRLLDPVMSAQSSWGPIGTTLEEDANGVLVQIPVGPGESEGERRQSVAPNGPRIITAEDFENVVAPEPRAKERQDLVAEYYEPFQANDAYPPVLLSNEELDVVSFANTDINTLVKEKFASWVVNANVDDEWDAYVAQLRDLGIDDVVATYQQAYDRFLETSD from the coding sequence ATGAAACACAGTCGTTTCCTGACCGCGTCGGCCGTCGCCGTCACGAGTGCCGTGCTCCTCGCCGGCTGCACCGGCGGCGCCGGTGACACCGAGCTGACCGACAAGTCAGCCGATTTCGGATTCAACGCCGAAGGGCTGCCCATCGTCGACGACAAGCTGACCCTCACCTTCGGCGGAGTCAAGGCGCCGCTGGCCCCGGACTACTCCACGATGGAGCTGGTGCAGCAGTGGGAGGCCGACACCAACATCGCGATCACGTGGGAGAACCTGCCCGATCAGGTGTACGCCGAGAAGAAGAACCTCATGCTCGCCAGCGGGGACCTTCCGGACGTGCTGTTCAACACCGGGCTGACGGATGCGGAGATCATCGAGAACGGTGAGAACGGGACCCTGCTTCCCCTGGAGGACCTGATCGAGGAACACGCGCCGACCCTGAGCGCGATCCTCGAGCAGCGGCCCGACATCCGGGCGGCCCTGACCGCCTCCGACGGGCACATCTACACACTGCCCTCCGTCGAGGAGCTGGGCATCGTGACGTATCCGAACTTCCTGTACATCAACACGTCCTGGCTGGATGCCGTCGGACTGCCGATCCCCACCACCGTGGAGGAGTACCACGCGGCGCTGCAGGCCTTCAAGACCGAAGACCCGAACGGGAACGGGGTCGCAGACGAGATCCCGCTGTCCTTCCGCACCGACTCGTTCTGCGCCAACCCGCACGACCTCATCGCCGCGCTCGGGGGGCAGCCCGAGAACAACGATCACCGCATCGTGCGTGACGGCGAGGTGGAGTTCACCGCCGACACCGAGGAGTACAAGGCCGGCGTGGCGGCACTGGGCGAATGGTACGCGGACGGACTGATCGACCCGGAGTCGTTCTCGCAGGACGACGTCGCCTACCTGTCCAAGGGCAAGTCCGAGACCCCGATCCTCGGCTCGTTCTTCTGGTGGGAGCTGAAGGAGATGGTGGGCGCCGACCGGGTCGACGACTACGCCCTCGTGGGCATCCTGGAGGGAAGCGACGGCGAGAAGCGCGCAAGCGCCTCGAACTACCCCGACGTGAGCCGCGGCGCGATGGCCATCACCCGCGCGAACGAGTACCCGGCCGCGACCATGCGGTGGGCTGATCGTCTGCTCGATCCCGTCATGTCGGCGCAGTCGAGCTGGGGGCCCATCGGCACCACTCTCGAGGAGGACGCGAACGGTGTTCTCGTTCAGATCCCGGTCGGGCCCGGCGAGTCGGAGGGTGAGCGCCGCCAGAGCGTCGCCCCCAACGGCCCGCGGATCATCACGGCCGAGGACTTCGAGAACGTCGTGGCTCCGGAGCCGCGCGCGAAGGAGCGCCAGGACCTCGTGGCCGAGTACTACGAACCGTTCCAGGCCAACGACGCCTACCCCCCGGTTCTCCTCTCGAACGAGGAGCTCGACGTCGTGTCATTCGCCAACACCGACATCAACACGCTCGTCAAGGAGAAGTTCGCGTCGTGGGTCGTGAACGCGAACGTCGACGACGAGTGGGACGCGTACGTCGCACAGCTGAGGGATCTGGGCATCGACGACGTCGTCGCCACCTATCAGCAGGCATACGACCGCTTCCTCGAAACGAGCGACTGA